A region from the Methylocella sp. genome encodes:
- a CDS encoding AbrB family transcriptional regulator — translation MPDLSGFSFPSRLSPIARWALLIVGSLLLAALLRMAGLPAALLLGPMIAAILLAVAGGIVRIPRPAYFASQAIIGCLVARAITPAILVSFAKDWPLFLGVVFAVIVASNLLGALMSRLRVLPGTTAIWGASPGAASAMVLMAEAYGADARLVAFMQYLRVVFVAAAASLVARFWVHASGAPMPAADWFAPIEWPSFAMTLALAGIGAFVGHRLRIPAGPLLAPMVVGAALHATGLLTIELPQWLLGASYAVVGWHIGLGFTLPILRHALRALPQVVASILALIAVGGGLAWLLTEFAGIDPLTAYLATSPGGMDSVAIIAASSKVDVSFVIALQTVRFVFVLILGPPLARLLADRSSGRALEKEATR, via the coding sequence TTGCCAGACCTTTCCGGCTTCTCTTTCCCCTCGCGGCTGTCTCCCATCGCGCGTTGGGCTTTGCTGATCGTCGGATCTCTGCTCTTGGCCGCTTTGCTCAGGATGGCGGGCCTGCCGGCGGCGCTGCTGCTTGGCCCGATGATCGCCGCCATTCTGCTCGCCGTCGCCGGCGGGATCGTTCGCATTCCTCGTCCGGCCTATTTCGCCTCTCAGGCGATCATCGGCTGCCTCGTCGCCCGCGCCATCACCCCGGCGATTCTCGTCTCCTTCGCCAAGGATTGGCCGCTCTTTCTTGGCGTCGTGTTCGCTGTGATCGTCGCGAGCAATCTGCTCGGCGCGTTGATGAGCCGGTTGCGCGTGTTGCCGGGCACGACCGCGATCTGGGGAGCCTCGCCGGGGGCCGCAAGCGCGATGGTGCTGATGGCCGAGGCCTATGGCGCCGACGCCCGGTTGGTCGCCTTCATGCAATATCTGCGCGTGGTGTTTGTTGCGGCGGCCGCCTCCCTCGTCGCGCGTTTTTGGGTGCACGCGTCCGGCGCTCCAATGCCTGCGGCCGACTGGTTTGCGCCGATCGAATGGCCCTCCTTCGCCATGACTCTGGCGTTAGCCGGAATTGGCGCGTTTGTCGGTCACCGGTTGCGAATCCCTGCGGGGCCGCTACTCGCGCCGATGGTCGTGGGCGCCGCGCTCCATGCGACAGGGCTGCTGACGATCGAGCTGCCGCAATGGCTGCTCGGCGCGAGCTACGCGGTGGTTGGCTGGCACATTGGCCTTGGCTTCACGCTGCCCATCTTGCGCCATGCGTTGCGCGCCCTGCCGCAAGTCGTGGCGTCGATTCTCGCCTTGATCGCAGTTGGCGGCGGCCTTGCGTGGCTGCTGACGGAATTCGCCGGCATTGATCCGCTGACGGCCTATCTCGCCACCAGCCCAGGCGGGATGGACTCTGTTGCGATCATCGCGGCCTCGAGCAAGGTCGACGTTTCTTTCGTCATCGCGCTGCAGACGGTGCGCTTCGTGTTCGTGCTCATCCTAGGGCCGCCGCTGGCGCGGTTGCTGGCAGACCGGTCGAGTGGGCGCGCGCTGGAGAAAGAGGCGACGCGTTGA
- a CDS encoding hydrolase — MTDLDPRTTALVLIDLQKGIVDMPFEPRSGAQILQTSIGLAQRFRAAGAPVVLVNVAWSADFGDALRQPVDQPTPRPTNGLPAGWSDLADGLPEPTDIRVTKRQWGAFYGTDLELQLRRRGVKTIVLGGVATNFGVESTARQAWEHGYNLVIAEDATASRSSAMHDFAITAILPRIAILAQSADIAFAKS; from the coding sequence ATGACCGATCTTGATCCGCGCACAACCGCTCTTGTTCTCATTGACCTCCAGAAAGGCATTGTCGACATGCCGTTTGAGCCCCGATCCGGCGCGCAGATTCTACAAACTTCCATCGGTCTCGCGCAGCGATTCCGCGCCGCCGGTGCGCCTGTCGTGCTGGTCAATGTCGCGTGGTCCGCCGATTTCGGGGATGCGCTCCGCCAGCCTGTCGACCAGCCGACGCCGCGTCCGACAAATGGGCTGCCGGCGGGCTGGAGCGATCTGGCGGATGGGCTCCCGGAGCCAACCGACATCCGCGTAACGAAGCGGCAATGGGGCGCCTTCTATGGAACCGATCTTGAGCTCCAGCTCCGCCGCCGCGGCGTAAAGACCATCGTCCTTGGCGGCGTCGCCACCAATTTCGGCGTCGAATCGACCGCACGCCAAGCCTGGGAGCATGGATATAATCTCGTGATCGCGGAGGATGCGACGGCGAGCCGTTCTTCCGCGATGCATGATTTCGCCATCACCGCGATCCTGCCGCGAATCGCGATTTTGGCTCAGTCGGCGGATATCGCCTTCGCCAAAAGCTGA
- a CDS encoding helix-turn-helix domain-containing protein, whose product MTSQKSTSLAAREPQRLRGKLRVAALMRAGAEIFAEKGYDAATMTEIAARGETAIGSLYQFFPNKEALADAVLAHYREIMDTALQGIEERARKLTAAALADALLDLTIEHTMERAAAVALLDRRGDASPQREEFRAMTRQGIARILSARDSQLRADRILGMSAILLQTMKAAAALAAEKDPDLRRSALTELRDMTRFYLTQRLSADAR is encoded by the coding sequence ATGACCTCGCAAAAGTCAACTTCTCTTGCCGCCCGCGAACCGCAGCGGCTCCGGGGAAAATTGCGGGTCGCCGCGCTGATGCGGGCGGGAGCCGAGATATTCGCCGAAAAAGGCTATGACGCCGCGACGATGACCGAGATTGCGGCGCGCGGCGAGACGGCGATCGGGTCGCTCTATCAGTTCTTTCCGAACAAGGAAGCATTGGCGGACGCCGTGCTCGCGCATTACCGCGAGATCATGGACACCGCCCTGCAAGGAATCGAGGAGCGGGCGCGAAAGCTTACGGCCGCCGCGCTGGCGGATGCGCTGCTCGACCTGACGATCGAACATACGATGGAAAGAGCCGCGGCTGTCGCCCTGCTCGATCGGCGAGGAGACGCATCCCCCCAGCGCGAAGAATTCCGCGCCATGACGCGACAGGGAATCGCCCGCATCCTGAGCGCCCGCGATTCGCAGCTGCGAGCAGACAGAATCCTCGGCATGAGCGCGATCCTTTTGCAGACGATGAAAGCCGCCGCCGCGCTGGCCGCCGAGAAAGATCCTGATTTGAGACGGAGCGCTCTGACGGAGTTGCGCGACATGACGCGCTTCTATCTAACGCAACGGCTTAGTGCGGATGCCCGCTGA
- a CDS encoding NlpC/P60 family protein — protein MPADAAPAIDYRSNQQLWQRPSEMTKLDRRLTPARPDLAAAHLRGQVEAADYVEGRRVAIRVGLVDLRPEPAYDASIDTQALFGETAILYEDNEGWGWIQLERDGYVGYLPITALGEVGSPPTHRVRTNRSFIYPGPNMKLPVVDALPLGAVVSVAAASEAFVRLADGGFVFADHLAALGEPETDFVAVAERLLHAPYLWGGKSSLGVDCSGLVQISLDAAGVKSPRDTDLQEMALGAPVPLRGDLSGLRRGDLVFWRGHVGVMRDEATLLHANAHHMLVASEPLALASDRILANTSAAITSIRRL, from the coding sequence ATGCCCGCTGACGCGGCTCCGGCCATCGACTATCGTTCAAACCAACAACTCTGGCAGCGCCCCTCGGAAATGACCAAACTCGATCGTCGCCTGACCCCCGCCCGGCCGGATCTTGCCGCCGCGCATTTGCGCGGCCAAGTCGAGGCTGCCGATTATGTCGAAGGCCGGCGCGTCGCAATTCGCGTTGGCCTCGTCGATCTGCGCCCCGAACCTGCCTATGACGCCTCGATCGATACGCAGGCGTTGTTCGGCGAGACGGCGATTCTCTATGAAGATAACGAAGGCTGGGGCTGGATTCAGCTGGAGCGCGACGGCTATGTCGGCTATCTCCCGATCACCGCGCTAGGCGAAGTTGGCTCCCCGCCGACCCACCGAGTCAGAACCAATCGGAGCTTCATTTATCCGGGGCCGAACATGAAGCTGCCGGTCGTCGACGCTTTGCCGCTCGGGGCCGTGGTCAGCGTCGCCGCCGCAAGCGAGGCCTTTGTCCGCCTCGCCGACGGAGGTTTTGTCTTCGCCGATCATCTCGCCGCTTTAGGTGAGCCGGAGACTGATTTTGTCGCCGTCGCCGAACGGCTATTGCACGCGCCATATCTGTGGGGCGGCAAGTCGAGTCTTGGCGTCGATTGCTCGGGCCTCGTCCAGATTTCCCTCGACGCTGCAGGGGTCAAATCCCCGCGCGACACCGATCTGCAGGAAATGGCGCTCGGCGCGCCGGTTCCCTTGCGCGGGGATCTGAGCGGCCTCCGGCGTGGCGATCTCGTCTTCTGGCGCGGCCATGTCGGCGTCATGCGCGACGAGGCGACATTGCTGCACGCCAATGCGCATCACATGCTGGTCGCGAGCGAACCTTTGGCTTTGGCGAGCGACAGAATACTCGCCAACACCAGCGCGGCGATTACATCGATCAGGCGGTTATGA
- the def gene encoding peptide deformylase, protein MSLRPIIILPDPRLRIVAKPVLAVDDSVRALMDDMLETMYDAPGIGLAAPQIGVDKRVIVLDVAKRQDDSVAAEPMCFANPEILWASEELSVYEEGCLSIPEYYEEVERPARVKVGYLDREGRRQEIEAGDILATCLQHEIDHLDGVLFIDHISRLKRARIIKKFSKAAKLDDAERKGNAGAAANSGI, encoded by the coding sequence ATGTCTCTGCGCCCCATCATTATCCTGCCCGATCCTCGCCTGCGTATTGTCGCCAAGCCTGTTCTCGCTGTCGACGACAGCGTTCGCGCGCTGATGGATGACATGCTTGAGACCATGTATGACGCGCCCGGCATCGGTCTTGCGGCACCGCAAATCGGCGTCGACAAGCGGGTGATCGTACTTGATGTCGCCAAGCGCCAGGACGATTCAGTTGCGGCCGAGCCGATGTGCTTCGCCAATCCGGAGATTCTGTGGGCTTCCGAGGAGCTCTCGGTCTATGAGGAGGGCTGCCTGTCGATCCCCGAATATTATGAGGAGGTTGAGCGGCCGGCGCGCGTAAAGGTCGGCTACCTCGACCGCGAAGGCCGCCGTCAGGAAATCGAGGCCGGCGACATTCTGGCGACCTGCCTGCAACATGAAATTGACCATTTGGATGGCGTGTTGTTCATCGATCATATTTCTCGGCTGAAACGGGCGCGGATCATCAAGAAGTTCAGCAAGGCGGCCAAGCTCGACGACGCGGAGCGCAAAGGCAACGCCGGCGCCGCAGCCAACAGCGGAATCTGA
- the fmt gene encoding methionyl-tRNA formyltransferase, protein MRIVFMGTPEFSVPTLTEIIAQGHEVVAVYTRAPKPGGRRGLELSPSPVHAAAQRFNIEVLTPATLRSEQAAAALRSFEPEVVVVVAYGLILPKEILAIPARGCLNLHASLLPRWRGAAPIQRAIMAGDAHTGVMIMRMEEGLDTGPVALAERIEIGPEANAGEIHDRLARIGADLMLRALAALERGSLSFTPQGEEGVIYARKIDKAEARIDWTKSAIETHNLIRGLAPFPGAFFEADLGKGRERIKILRAHVVVDAVGDPGRVIDDALTIACGESAVQITELQRSGKAPMKAEDFLRGAALPAGTLLGSPEKSDAAL, encoded by the coding sequence TTGCGCATCGTTTTTATGGGAACGCCGGAGTTTTCCGTTCCGACGCTGACTGAAATCATCGCCCAGGGTCACGAGGTGGTTGCGGTCTATACGCGCGCGCCAAAACCGGGAGGCCGGCGCGGGCTCGAATTGAGCCCCTCCCCCGTTCATGCGGCGGCGCAGCGCTTCAACATCGAGGTTTTGACGCCGGCGACGCTGCGATCCGAGCAGGCCGCCGCCGCATTGCGCAGCTTTGAGCCCGAGGTCGTGGTGGTCGTCGCCTATGGTCTGATCCTGCCAAAGGAGATTCTGGCTATTCCCGCCCGCGGCTGCCTCAATCTGCACGCCTCCCTTCTGCCGCGCTGGCGCGGCGCGGCCCCCATCCAGCGCGCGATCATGGCCGGCGACGCTCATACCGGCGTAATGATCATGCGCATGGAGGAAGGTCTTGATACCGGCCCCGTCGCATTGGCCGAACGGATAGAAATCGGACCGGAGGCCAATGCCGGCGAGATTCATGATCGGCTGGCGCGGATCGGAGCCGATCTGATGTTGCGCGCGCTGGCGGCGCTGGAGCGCGGCAGCCTGTCCTTCACCCCGCAAGGGGAGGAGGGCGTCATTTATGCGCGTAAGATCGACAAGGCCGAGGCGCGGATCGACTGGACGAAATCGGCGATCGAGACGCATAATTTGATCCGCGGACTCGCGCCTTTTCCGGGCGCTTTCTTCGAGGCCGATCTCGGCAAAGGCCGTGAGCGCATCAAAATTCTGCGTGCTCACGTCGTCGTAGACGCAGTTGGCGATCCGGGCCGCGTTATTGACGATGCGCTGACCATCGCTTGCGGCGAAAGTGCTGTCCAGATTACCGAGCTTCAGCGCTCCGGCAAGGCTCCCATGAAGGCCGAGGATTTCTTGCGCGGCGCGGCTTTGCCTGCCGGAACCTTGCTCGGATCGCCCGAAAAATCCGATGCCGCGTTATAA
- the truA gene encoding tRNA pseudouridine(38-40) synthase TruA, which yields MPRYKLLIEYDGAPYVGWQRQTNGIAVQEVIETAIAAFCGEDIRIRGAGRTDAGVHAKGQVAHADLTKEWRGDVLRDALNSYLRPQPVAILAAEQVSEAFDARFSAVRRHYLYKIVNRRAPLTFERGLSWLVKRDLDAGAMQEAAQKLLGRHDFSTFRDSECQAESPLRTLDQLDITRSGEQIHIRAAARSFLHSQVRSMVGSLEHVGSGRWSVQDMVAAFEARDRRRCGMVAPPDGLYFMQVDYDD from the coding sequence ATGCCGCGTTATAAGCTGCTCATTGAATATGACGGCGCGCCCTATGTCGGCTGGCAAAGGCAGACGAACGGCATCGCCGTGCAGGAAGTGATCGAGACCGCGATCGCGGCCTTTTGCGGCGAGGACATAAGAATCCGCGGCGCCGGACGGACCGACGCCGGCGTCCACGCCAAGGGCCAGGTCGCTCATGCCGATCTCACGAAAGAATGGCGCGGGGATGTGTTGCGCGACGCATTGAACTCCTATTTGCGGCCGCAGCCTGTCGCTATTTTGGCGGCGGAACAGGTCAGCGAGGCCTTCGACGCGCGCTTCTCGGCGGTGCGACGACACTATCTCTACAAAATCGTCAACCGCCGCGCGCCTTTGACTTTTGAGAGGGGCCTGAGCTGGCTGGTCAAACGGGACCTTGATGCGGGGGCCATGCAGGAGGCGGCGCAAAAGCTTCTTGGCAGACATGATTTCTCGACTTTTCGCGACTCGGAGTGCCAGGCGGAGAGCCCGCTCCGCACCCTCGATCAACTCGACATAACGCGGAGCGGCGAACAAATTCATATCCGCGCCGCCGCCCGCTCGTTTCTGCACTCGCAAGTGCGGTCAATGGTCGGCTCGCTGGAGCATGTCGGTTCGGGCAGATGGAGCGTCCAAGACATGGTGGCCGCATTTGAGGCGCGCGACAGACGCCGCTGCGGCATGGTGGCTCCGCCGGATGGGCTCTATTTTATGCAGGTCGATTACGACGATTAG
- a CDS encoding polyphenol oxidase family protein, which yields MSEDSATAISAPLLDAPGVSHGFFTRQGGVSTGVYATLNGGVGSKDDPQAVAENRRRMAAHLRIDPAQLLVPYQIHSAGAVIATGPFVERPRCDALVSATPGVALAVTGADCGMILFADPKARVIGAAHAGWKGALTGVLEATLAAMETLGADRASTLAALGPTISQQSYEVGPEFFERFVAASKTYAKFFAPSPRDGHFMFDLPGFIGLRLRQARVGGFTDLGLDTYGDPERFFSYRRSVHKKEPDYGRQISAIALV from the coding sequence GTGAGCGAGGATTCAGCGACCGCGATTTCCGCGCCTCTGCTTGATGCGCCCGGCGTGTCGCATGGGTTTTTCACGCGGCAGGGCGGCGTCTCGACCGGGGTTTATGCGACGCTCAACGGCGGCGTCGGGTCGAAGGACGATCCGCAAGCCGTTGCGGAGAATCGACGCAGGATGGCGGCGCATTTGCGCATCGACCCGGCGCAATTGCTTGTGCCCTATCAGATTCATTCGGCCGGCGCCGTCATCGCGACGGGGCCTTTCGTCGAGCGCCCGCGTTGCGACGCGCTGGTCAGCGCAACCCCCGGCGTCGCCCTCGCCGTCACCGGCGCCGATTGCGGCATGATTCTTTTCGCCGACCCGAAGGCGCGAGTCATAGGCGCGGCGCACGCTGGATGGAAGGGCGCATTGACCGGCGTGCTCGAGGCGACGCTCGCCGCAATGGAAACGTTGGGCGCCGACAGAGCGTCGACGCTCGCGGCGCTCGGCCCGACGATCTCGCAGCAAAGCTACGAAGTTGGTCCTGAGTTTTTTGAGCGCTTCGTCGCGGCCTCGAAAACTTACGCCAAATTCTTCGCGCCTTCGCCGAGAGATGGCCATTTCATGTTCGATCTGCCGGGCTTCATCGGTCTGCGCTTGCGCCAAGCCCGGGTCGGCGGCTTCACGGACCTCGGCCTCGACACTTACGGAGATCCAGAGCGGTTCTTTTCCTATCGCCGATCGGTGCATAAAAAAGAGCCTGACTATGGTCGCCAGATTTCCGCGATCGCGCTCGTCTAA
- a CDS encoding SAM-dependent methyltransferase, with translation MTALESIIREMILENGPMSLETYMTLALSHPVYGYYRSKAPLGAQGDFITAPEISQMFGELIGLWCVEVWRLMGEPKTFHLVELGPGRGSLMADALRAARVAPHFLNAVELHLVEISAPLRETQRQALAGSGIEPHWCETIAEVPPGAAIFIANEFFDALPVRHYVRNSVGWRERLVGLDEAGRLTFGLAAEHEESIAAKGEPQDILEVDVGASRIMTRLAARIVSQSGALLAFDYGYAEPARGETLQAVRRHQFVDPLQDPGEADLTAHVNFTSLARAARAVGANVHGPLKQGQFLSRLGIFDRAAILQRGADPRQSAEIDAAAQRLAGGFDRPTDMAQLFKVLVVTPREFDAPPGFEEEPA, from the coding sequence ATGACCGCGCTTGAATCCATCATTCGCGAGATGATCCTCGAGAATGGGCCGATGAGTCTCGAAACCTATATGACGCTGGCGCTGAGTCATCCGGTGTACGGCTACTATCGGTCGAAAGCGCCGCTTGGCGCGCAGGGCGATTTCATCACCGCGCCGGAAATCAGCCAGATGTTCGGCGAACTGATTGGTCTTTGGTGCGTCGAGGTTTGGCGCCTGATGGGTGAGCCAAAAACCTTCCATCTCGTCGAATTAGGACCCGGTCGGGGCAGCCTGATGGCGGATGCGCTGAGGGCCGCCAGAGTCGCGCCGCATTTCCTGAACGCGGTGGAGCTGCACCTTGTCGAGATCAGCGCGCCGCTGCGGGAAACTCAGCGCCAGGCGCTTGCCGGGTCTGGGATAGAGCCGCATTGGTGCGAGACCATCGCTGAAGTTCCTCCGGGCGCAGCTATTTTTATCGCCAACGAGTTCTTCGACGCTTTGCCTGTGCGCCATTATGTGCGCAACTCCGTCGGCTGGCGCGAAAGGCTGGTTGGGCTCGATGAGGCGGGCCGCCTCACCTTTGGTCTCGCGGCTGAACATGAAGAGAGCATCGCGGCGAAGGGCGAGCCGCAGGATATTCTCGAGGTCGATGTCGGCGCCTCGCGCATAATGACGCGGCTCGCTGCGCGCATCGTTTCGCAAAGCGGCGCTCTCCTCGCATTTGACTACGGCTATGCGGAGCCCGCGCGCGGCGAAACCTTGCAGGCGGTGAGGCGCCATCAATTCGTCGATCCGCTACAGGATCCGGGCGAGGCGGATCTGACCGCTCATGTCAATTTCACCAGCCTCGCGCGCGCGGCGAGGGCGGTCGGCGCCAATGTCCATGGCCCCCTTAAGCAAGGACAGTTTCTGTCCCGCCTTGGCATTTTCGATCGCGCGGCGATCTTGCAGCGCGGCGCTGACCCGCGGCAAAGCGCCGAAATCGATGCGGCGGCGCAGCGCCTTGCGGGCGGGTTCGACAGACCGACCGACATGGCGCAGCTATTTAAGGTTTTGGTCGTTACGCCGCGAGAATTTGATGCGCCGCCCGGCTTTGAGGAGGAGCCGGCGTGA
- the lgt gene encoding prolipoprotein diacylglyceryl transferase codes for MLSLIAYPSIDPVLIAIGPFPIRWYALAYIAGLVLGWAYAQFLVRRPALWGSGPRPDATCIDDLLVYAAIGVILGGRLGYVLFYNPAFYLAHPLQIPAVWEGGMSFHGGFAGTAIAVYILAKRRGIPVLRLGDVVCAAVPIGIFLGRIANFIKPELWGRTSDVAWAMVFPGAGPLPRHPSQLYEAGLEGLVLFLILFVAVRLGALRRPGLVTGIFGLGYGTARIICEFFREPDPQLGFLFGGATMGMLLSLPLIAAGVFFILRAMRRPLALA; via the coding sequence ATGCTGAGCCTTATTGCCTATCCAAGCATCGATCCGGTTTTGATCGCGATCGGTCCTTTTCCGATCCGCTGGTATGCGCTTGCGTATATCGCTGGGCTCGTGCTCGGCTGGGCTTATGCGCAATTTCTCGTCCGGCGTCCTGCTCTGTGGGGCTCTGGACCACGGCCTGACGCCACATGCATCGACGATCTTCTCGTTTATGCCGCGATTGGCGTCATCCTCGGCGGGCGGCTTGGTTATGTGCTGTTCTACAATCCGGCGTTTTATCTCGCCCATCCGCTGCAGATCCCGGCGGTGTGGGAGGGCGGGATGTCGTTTCACGGCGGCTTCGCGGGAACGGCGATCGCCGTCTATATTCTCGCCAAGCGTCGGGGCATTCCGGTGCTTCGCCTCGGAGACGTTGTTTGCGCCGCGGTTCCGATCGGGATTTTTCTTGGCCGCATCGCTAATTTCATCAAGCCGGAGCTCTGGGGCCGGACGAGCGATGTCGCCTGGGCGATGGTCTTTCCTGGCGCGGGGCCGCTGCCGCGCCATCCAAGCCAGCTCTATGAGGCGGGCCTTGAGGGCCTTGTTCTATTCCTGATTCTTTTTGTCGCAGTGCGTCTTGGCGCGCTGCGGCGTCCTGGCCTCGTCACCGGCATTTTTGGCCTTGGCTATGGGACGGCGCGAATCATTTGCGAGTTCTTCCGTGAACCTGATCCGCAACTTGGCTTTCTGTTCGGAGGAGCGACCATGGGAATGCTGCTCTCGCTGCCCTTGATCGCAGCCGGCGTCTTTTTCATTCTGCGCGCGATGCGCCGTCCGCTGGCGCTCGCATGA
- a CDS encoding accessory factor UbiK family protein: MAQNKVFEDFTRLMTDASEMAQGVRREAETAMKSQLERLLATMDVVTRDEFEAVKQMAAKAREENERLSERLAALEAELAKKSKTARERE; this comes from the coding sequence ATGGCGCAGAACAAAGTTTTCGAAGATTTCACGCGGCTCATGACCGACGCGTCGGAGATGGCGCAAGGAGTTCGCCGCGAAGCCGAGACGGCGATGAAGAGCCAGCTCGAACGTCTGCTCGCGACGATGGACGTCGTGACCCGCGACGAGTTCGAAGCCGTCAAGCAAATGGCCGCAAAGGCCCGCGAAGAAAACGAAAGATTGAGCGAGCGATTGGCGGCTTTAGAAGCCGAACTCGCGAAAAAGAGCAAGACCGCCCGCGAGCGCGAATAA
- a CDS encoding YbjN domain-containing protein translates to MSLLQFEALRAEHPVDLIERLAAHNQWPFDRDEEDEISIAVAGSWTDYNIAFTWLEDLEALHVACAFDLKAPSARKAEVIALISLINEQLWLGHFDIWPNDGVIMFRHSIVLSGGAELNGQQCQTVLTSAVRACERYYQAFQFVVWAGKSGREAIETIMLETKGEA, encoded by the coding sequence ATGTCGCTTTTGCAATTCGAAGCTCTTCGCGCGGAGCATCCTGTTGACCTCATAGAGAGGCTGGCCGCGCACAACCAATGGCCGTTCGACCGCGACGAGGAAGATGAGATCTCGATCGCCGTCGCCGGCAGTTGGACGGACTACAATATTGCTTTCACTTGGCTCGAAGATCTTGAGGCGCTGCATGTCGCCTGCGCCTTCGATCTAAAGGCGCCTTCCGCGCGAAAAGCCGAGGTCATTGCGCTGATCTCCCTCATCAACGAACAATTATGGTTGGGGCATTTCGATATCTGGCCGAACGACGGGGTGATTATGTTTCGCCATTCGATCGTCCTTTCGGGCGGCGCGGAGCTCAACGGCCAGCAATGCCAAACCGTCTTGACCAGCGCGGTCCGCGCTTGCGAGCGTTACTATCAGGCGTTTCAATTCGTGGTCTGGGCCGGCAAGAGCGGCCGCGAGGCGATCGAGACGATCATGCTCGAGACCAAAGGCGAAGCATAG
- the proC gene encoding pyrroline-5-carboxylate reductase produces MSGPNEDRFPASLVLAGAGKMGGAMLQAWLDRDFDPRRICVIDPQPAQNIVRLAAEKGFALNAPAQPPQVLVLAIKPQMLDEATTLASLAGPQTLAISILAGKTIANIAGRLPRAGAIIRAMPNLPAAVGRGMAGLVANEAVTLAQRAMAETLFAATGRFEWLADERLIDAVTAISGSGPAYVFYLTECLAEAGAALGLPADVAARLARATVEGTGELLFKSGDNAPSELRESVTSRGGTTAAALEVLMARDGLAPLIERAAQAARRRAEALSG; encoded by the coding sequence GTGAGCGGGCCAAACGAAGATCGCTTCCCCGCCTCCCTGGTCCTCGCCGGGGCGGGCAAAATGGGCGGGGCGATGTTACAGGCTTGGCTCGATCGGGATTTTGACCCACGCCGTATCTGCGTCATCGATCCGCAACCCGCTCAAAACATCGTGAGGCTTGCGGCCGAGAAAGGCTTTGCGCTGAACGCGCCAGCGCAGCCGCCGCAGGTTCTGGTTCTCGCCATCAAACCGCAGATGCTCGACGAGGCGACAACTCTCGCGTCGCTGGCTGGCCCGCAAACCCTGGCGATCTCCATACTTGCCGGCAAAACCATAGCCAATATCGCCGGCCGCCTGCCGCGCGCGGGAGCGATCATTCGGGCGATGCCTAATCTTCCCGCAGCGGTTGGTCGCGGCATGGCCGGACTTGTCGCCAACGAGGCGGTGACGCTGGCGCAGCGCGCCATGGCCGAGACGCTGTTCGCGGCGACCGGCCGATTCGAATGGCTGGCGGACGAGCGGCTGATCGACGCAGTGACGGCGATCTCCGGCTCCGGTCCAGCCTATGTTTTTTATCTGACCGAATGTTTGGCGGAGGCTGGAGCTGCGTTGGGGCTTCCCGCCGATGTCGCCGCAAGACTGGCGCGCGCCACGGTAGAGGGCACCGGGGAGCTCCTGTTCAAAAGCGGCGACAATGCGCCTTCGGAACTGCGCGAAAGCGTAACCTCGCGGGGTGGCACTACCGCCGCCGCCCTCGAGGTGCTGATGGCCCGGGACGGCCTCGCGCCGCTGATCGAACGCGCCGCCCAAGCCGCGCGACGCCGCGCGGAGGCGCTATCGGGATAA